The nucleotide window AATTGCTGCCGCCCGCCAGCTGCGCCCGCCGCCGCTGATCGAAGTGGACATTTCCGTCGTGTGCGATGGTGTTGAGTGTGACAACGACATGCGCTGGTGCCTGGCCTCGGAGATCACCGGCGACGATCAGGAAGAGTTCGATAATGTCCCAGGGATTGCCTTTCTGAATGCTGGACTGGAGCGCTACGGTCGCTGTACGGCGTGCCTGTGGCGTTCGGCCTCTGGCATAGAGCAGCTCCGTCTGGATCAGCAGCCGTTCGGTCTCACCCTCGACACCCTCCGAATGTGTGAGGATTTCGTCGAGTTGTGCCAGGGTCGCCTGGGCATCACGAAGTTGCCCCAGACGGAGTTCGATTCGCGCCTGGCCGATCAACAGCCCGACAGCGAGCTTCGTATCTCTCGCTCGTGTACTGGCGGCCAGCAGATCGGCAGTTTCCCGGTGTAGGTTGTACAGATCTTCCTCCGGCAGGTACAAGCGGACATCCAACATCATTCGCCGTATGTTCAAAGCCCAGACAAACGGCATTCCTGCAAGATCCGCTTCGAGAGCAGCAATACCCTGCTCAATCTCCGCAACATTCCCCAGATAGCTCAGATAGGTCAACACGTTCATCCGGTAGCCCGCCACCCGCATGCGGTCATCCAGTTGCTCCGCCAACGCCAACGCCTGCCGGCTGAGGTCCACAGATGCCTGGTACTGGCCCTGCTGGGCTCGCACGCTCCCCAGCGTATTCAGCACCTTCATGCGGCTGGCCGGGTCGCCCGCCAGCGGTCCCTGGAGAAAACGCGCGGCCAGCGTCTGCGCGTCCAGCAGCCGGCCGGCGCGGTACGCCAGCCACATGCACGCGATCTGTGTGGCGGCCTGCACATCGGCGGTCGCCCCGGCGTCCTCGGCCTCGTCGGCCAGGGCGGCGAAGACGTCGGTGCCGCTGCCCAGCAGGCCGCGCCGGTCGTAGTGCGCGAGCAGGTGATCCACCGTGCTGGTCTTCAGGGTGCCGCCCTCCAGGGCGGTGGACATGGCCACGCGCAGGTTGCCGCGCTCCTCGTCCACCGGTGGGCTTTCCGGAGCCTGCGCGGCGAACCACGTGAGGTAATGCGCGGCGTGGGCCTGTCGGGCAGCGCGGGTCAGGTCCGGGTGCGCGTGGGCCTGGGCGTTGAGCAGTCCCGTCAGGGCGGGGTACACGCGCAGACGCTCGCTGCCTGGCCGGTACGTTTCCAGGAACGAGTGGGTCAGCAGGGCGTCCAGGTCGGTCCCCGACACCCCCAGGGCGGGGGCATCGGCCGGATCGAAGTCGGGGCATACGCCCACGCGCAGGGCGGCGTCACGCTCGCCCGCGCTCAGCAGGTCCCACGAACGCTGGGCGACCAGCATCAGGCCCCGGCGGCCGTCGTGGTCGCCGCCGGGACTGCTGAGGGTCGCGGCCTCGGCCAGCACGCGGGCATACACGTCGTCCAGCGCCTCCACGCGCAGCCACGACGCGGCCAGCGTCAGGGCCAGCGGGTGGCCCAGCAGGCGGCGGGTCAGGCTGCCGATCACGCCCGCGTTGCCGGGTGTCAGGGCGAAGTCCCGGCGCACGCGGCCGGCCTCGCGCAGGAACAGGGCCACGGCGCTGCTCGCGGCGATCTCCGGCAGGTCCGCGTCGGGCGGGGGCACGTCCAGGCCGCTGAGCGTCAGGGCCAGGGTGTCCACCGTGTCGGCCTGGCCGAGTTGCCCCAGGCGGCGCCGGCGGCCGCTGAGCACCCAGCGCACGTCCGGCAGGTCGCGCCGCAGCGTGAGCAGCAGCGTTCCCAGGTCGTCGAGGTCGTCCACGCCGTCGAGCAGCACCACGGGCGCGTCACCCAGCAGCGGGGCCAGGCCCGCCCAGGTGCCCTGCACGGCCTGGCCGGGCGCGCGGGCGGCGGCCAGACGGGGCAGCAGGTCGGCGCTGCTGCGTGCCCCCTCGGCGTCCACCAGCACGGCATTGCGGCCGCTGCGGGTCAGCTCTCGGAGCAGCTCACGGCTCAGGGTGCTCTTGCCGATCCCGCCGGGGCCGCTCACCGCCGCGACCGCGCCGCCCGGCCTCGCGGCCCAGGCCAGCAGGGCGTCCAGCGGCGCGGCGCGGCCCAGCATGCGGCCGGTGCGGGCCGCGCCGGGCGCGGGCACGTCGTCCGGGCCGGTCAGGCCGTGTAGTTCGGTGCGCAGCTCTCCCTCCAGGGCGCTGCCCGGCAGGGTCAGGGCCAGCAGGCGGCGCAGCAGGTCCGGCTCGGCCGGCGGCGCGCCCGGCAGGCGGTACGCGCGCTCCGCGAGGGCCTCGGCGCGGGCGGGGTCCGCGGTCTCGGCCACGGTGAGCGCCTCGCCCTGCACGTGCCGGGCCAGGCGGGTGCGCCAGCCCTCGATCCAGTCCTCCAGTTCGCCGGACACGTCGCCCAGCGTCACGCCGCCCAGGAAGGGGCCGGTGTAGGCGTCCAGCGCGTCCAGCCCGCGCAGCGTCAGGAGCGTCACGGCGTCGCAGGGCATGGCCGTCTCCAGGCGCTCCTCGCCGTCCAGGGCGCCGGGTACGGCCTCGCGCAGCACGTACAGCGCGACGCGCAGGCTGGATTCCGGCTGCCGCGCGTTCGGCCACAGCAGCGTGCGCAGGTCGCGGCGGGGCGTGGGGCCTTCCAGCGCCACATACGTCAGCATCAGCAGGCTCTTGACCTTGCGGAACCTGCCCAGGCGCAGGTCGCCCAGGGTGCAGAGCTCGTCGGTGGGAATGCC belongs to Deinococcus metalli and includes:
- a CDS encoding ATP-binding protein — protein: MTQGIPTDELCTLGDLRLGRFRKVKSLLMLTYVALEGPTPRRDLRTLLWPNARQPESSLRVALYVLREAVPGALDGEERLETAMPCDAVTLLTLRGLDALDAYTGPFLGGVTLGDVSGELEDWIEGWRTRLARHVQGEALTVAETADPARAEALAERAYRLPGAPPAEPDLLRRLLALTLPGSALEGELRTELHGLTGPDDVPAPGAARTGRMLGRAAPLDALLAWAARPGGAVAAVSGPGGIGKSTLSRELLRELTRSGRNAVLVDAEGARSSADLLPRLAAARAPGQAVQGTWAGLAPLLGDAPVVLLDGVDDLDDLGTLLLTLRRDLPDVRWVLSGRRRRLGQLGQADTVDTLALTLSGLDVPPPDADLPEIAASSAVALFLREAGRVRRDFALTPGNAGVIGSLTRRLLGHPLALTLAASWLRVEALDDVYARVLAEAATLSSPGGDHDGRRGLMLVAQRSWDLLSAGERDAALRVGVCPDFDPADAPALGVSGTDLDALLTHSFLETYRPGSERLRVYPALTGLLNAQAHAHPDLTRAARQAHAAHYLTWFAAQAPESPPVDEERGNLRVAMSTALEGGTLKTSTVDHLLAHYDRRGLLGSGTDVFAALADEAEDAGATADVQAATQIACMWLAYRAGRLLDAQTLAARFLQGPLAGDPASRMKVLNTLGSVRAQQGQYQASVDLSRQALALAEQLDDRMRVAGYRMNVLTYLSYLGNVAEIEQGIAALEADLAGMPFVWALNIRRMMLDVRLYLPEEDLYNLHRETADLLAASTRARDTKLAVGLLIGQARIELRLGQLRDAQATLAQLDEILTHSEGVEGETERLLIQTELLYARGRTPQARRTATVALQSSIQKGNPWDIIELFLIVAGDLRGQAPAHVVVTLNTIAHDGNVHFDQRRRAQLAGGSNSGPGSLLSVSSLQAWLQEQLDRL